aTTGTGGCCACGAGAAATAGGTCAGTCAATGCTTCGACAGCGAAAACCATGCTTCCGTACCAACGAGATCTCTACCTGGGTCGAACATACCGCTTGTTTTTAATCATTCATGTGTTTGCATGCGATTATACGACGAATAACTTATGCTGATTTACATGTGTGACATATTTCCGTAGTTGATACTAATAATTTCCCAGATGACGCCGATGGTATACTTGAACGGCATATATCCGATCAGAACGAACAGTATCGTTTCCGCCGCAATTCCCATAAGTTATCGCTACAGATCCTGCCGCCATTGCCGCTGGTGCTACTAACCACTTATCCAACGCTGCGAGAGCAAAATACGAATAAACCTTTTTATCGTTGTATTTATTAACGCTACACCTCTGGTCTTATTAATATACGTATAAtaatatgtgtttcgcgagTGCCGCTAGTTGCATGCCTTGGCGTCGCTCTGCCACGTGCAGAGCCTTTTAGTTGCTGTTGTTTAGATGCGATTTGCAGTTTGTCCGTCGATTATGCCAGACCGTCTGCACGTGGATAGTGCTTCAGCTTGATTCGCGTCGAAGGGGATGCTTTGCATCGCGCTCCTGTGCCTCTCGCGCGCAACGATCGATTagaacaggggtgtcaaactcaaaagctaacttgggccaaataaacaatgcttaactttaggtgggccgcaaaaaaaatcaatgttcatagaaacaaatatttttatttttattagtacattgtaataaacatatataaagttaaattattgtttacgtcctgatacttgacatcaaaaatgttcatctcgggccgcgagtttgacatccCTGGCTTAGAACGTTCATTTAGACGATAATAATTATGGTAAAAACGATGCTCGACGCGCAACAGTCGGGGCGCGTAATCTTCTTTCGAAATCGGTGTACCATTGACTCGGTTGAGGGAACAGACTCGTCCAAATCTTTAATCGAAACATGAGCTGACTTTAATTAATTGATTGCCGATTTGTATGCATTTGTGATTGAAACGATTTGAAAGAATTTCAAACGATAGCTATATGAAAATAATCGACAAGAAAACATTAAAGAAAGCATTCAACGTGTATCTGGCAACTGTcccttgcaatcgatgcaacaAATCTTTATTTTGCGTTGCGGATTTGACgcatttttgagaaaaattagTAGATTTAAATAGTTCAAAACAGTGGAAATATCCAAACAAATTAAGAACGTTAACGTACAGTGATCTACCTAAAAGTGTTCGtgtaccttttaaaacgcaataactttttcaaaactggactaagtgacttgaactttttttaggtgatagagggactagtctatcagacgatgaccaaaatgcttttcttaaatcttgctattacttggaacgacaaaaaacaataaaaaactctcgtctttagatctcggtgacttatatgcatgctgaaaattttattataaatctaataattataaaatctgATAATTATAaatctaataattataaaatctaataatcataaatttaataattataaaatctaATAATCATAGatctaataattataaatctaataattataaaatctaATAATCATAaatctaataattataaaatcttataatcataaaaaaatCTAATCATTATAAAATCtaataatcataaaaaaatCTAATCATTATAAAATCTAATAATCATAAATctaataatcataaaatctaatatttataaatctaataattataaaatctaataatcataaaatctaatatttataaatctaataattataaatctcATCTTTCTTTGTCaccccaagtaatagcaaaattaaaaaaaggcaTTTCAGTCATCATCTAGTAATCTAACCGCTCTATCacctaaacaaaattcaagtcacttagtccaattataaaaaagttattactcTCTATTAATTTGATCTCCGCAGTGGTCACCGATGTGCAACGCGAACCGCGCCAAAAATTCGCCTTAACAGTCCGCCAATCGCCTCGACGAAACCCGAATGAACAAAACTGACCCTGAATCGCAAAATCGAGAGCACGAGCGTATCGCAAGCACCCTTTCAGCGCGAATCGAGCAGTCCAGCTATAGACCGCTACCGTTCATCCAAGGAGAAGGAAAGCCGAGAGCACCGATTAGCTAGGAGGATATTAAAAATGTGAACTGCATGTTGCAGACACGAAGCCCCCGGCCGGCAAACCGGCGCCAGCCACGGCGGTCACGGGGGACACTTCACACCCTACGATACTGTGGCAGTGTAATCTGTAAATCACCAACTTCCGAGGTCTTCCGTCTCTCTCGTCGCCAGCGGCCGAAGACTCGAGAGAAGCGGAACGAGTTTGCAACGATTTATCATTTAAATGAATTAGCCGCGTCGCCGCGCGTGTTAGGGTAGATTCGGCGTCCGGATCGCACGGGACGCGACAGATCCCGACGATCGGGGATCGGCCGTGATCGACGGCCGCGTCACCGGGGCCCCAGCGACCAATGGGACCGTACCTCCGTCCCTCGTCCACGACCATATCGTTTTTTTTACACCGGGCTATCTCTTGGCCTTCGCCTCGGTTCGAGATCTCGCGTTTCTTCTTAGTCGTTCGATCGCTCATTTGATCGTTGCTCAATCGTCGACAAAGGCCGGACGACGAAACTGCCAAATTCTCTTGACTGCCGTAATTTTCACGGGCGAAACGGACGGAGGGGAACATCTACGTAAAATACACACGCGCAAACGGGGCGGGCGCGGTGAACAACGCGCTCGATCGCggcgatcgtcgatcgtcgatcgtcgtcgacgacggcgaACAGACGCCCGGCATTGTTCGTCACCGTCGATCGTCGGCGCCGCGACGGAGGATCCGGAACGCGACGCGTGCTTCTCGGCGACAATGAATTTTCCGCGTTTTCACACGATTCTACGAACAGACGTACACGCGTACACGTACACACACAGACGAACACGTGGgacagagagggagggagacggACAGACACACACGAAACGTGGGTTTCCGCGAGATGTCCTAGGTTACGATTGTCGCTAATAAGCGTCACGAGTCACGGGAAaccaacacacacacacatacatacacatacacacgAGAATAATATATTAGTTACTCGCTTTTTTAAGTCATGGTTGTGCCACACTGCCGCTCCCCGCAGGCATATGATATTATACGTACATACAAAAAAgaaaacatacatacatacatacatgcatacgtatattattatgatattatacatatacatacggtATATACGGTTTATAATTTCGTAACGAAGGTTGTGTCCCCCCATAATCGGTGATCGACGACCTCGAGTCTCGGCGTCGCGGAGAGCAGAGCGAGCATGACAGCAGAGCATGTTTCCCGACAGTTTCGCGACGGTTCGCGATCGCGtggatcgtcgtcgtcgtcgtcgtcgtcgtcgtcttcgtcgtcgtcgtaccaATTAAAACAGCGAGCAAGATCGCTTTTTCCctcttcgagagagagagaacgaacaaCCAATTAACAACAACGAGAGCAGACTCGCTGATCAAATATCTCATGCAAGCAAGGGCACACGAACACACGGATAACATTACATAGTAAACAGAGACAGAGACAAacagagacagacagacagacacgTTACACTCGGGAGAACAGTCGCAAACACGACGCATACACAGACACCGAAAGCACACCACGCTCGCTGTCGATTTTTAATCGTCCTATATGATATTTAGTCCGCTGTACACACAACATATATTCCCGCAAAGCTAATCTCGATCGACTAACGATTAAGCGACGATGATATAACGTTTAAGCAATCCGAGCAACAGGTACCGTTTTTTCTAGATCGTAAGTAAGTAGCACCTAAGCCGGACGGATATGGTCGCGAGGTGCGCCGCGTCGAGCTTTCGTTGTACGGCGACCGCGCGTCGAGCTCTCCGAATTAAGCGATAATTAGCAgtcacacatacatacatacacacacgtAGGCCATTGAAAGAGCAGAGAAATTGTCGGACTTAGATAAACGGTAGACGAGAACGATTTCGTGATTTCACAGGGCACCAGATTCCTCCGTTCGCTCGACGCGCGCGCTCGAATGCAGGCTGCGGCGCGTGTCTcatagctcgtttttatgataaCACTACTTAGGTATATACGAAAAatgatctatatatatatatatacacaaatatatatatattgacgtTCATACACATACGTTGTAAGTAGGTATGTCTAggtgtcgcatttatttgccGAGGCGATGCTCGAGTGGCACGCCAGTCGCGCGAGCGTGTTTCGCGGGCGAGGAAGTGCCCTCTTCGTTGACGAGGACGGCAGTGCCGGGATGCTTCGTCCGCGATCGGCTGTCTTCTTCCATTGTCTTCTCGTAAAAATCTCACGGAGTTTCTAAAACGACGAAAGAGCGACCCGCTATCGCAATTCGGGCGCGGGCCACGTTAATTTAACGGATCGGATAACCATCGCTGGCTTGCGACTCGTCTCGCCGACGCGCATTTTTACTCATCGATGTGATTTTTAATGGCTGCGCAAAAGTCTCGTGTCTCGTGTATGTGTTACGATCGCGCTCTACCATCCTTTAAATGTAGCCGTATCCAAGTCACCCCTCTTACCCATGTAATTGTATATCACGTTTTAACTCACGCGTGACTTAACGCGGTGATTTCTCGCTTTTGAAGCTTCCCGGGGGATTTATTCGACCCGCATGAAAGAATTAATCGGCGACGCGTACGACGAACGTATATGATTATAAGAGTGAAAACCGGCGGATATTTAACTTATTCGATATTATTAACCGATTGCGATTTATTCATTGAAACGCTAAGAAACGATTAACGGACGAATTGAAACGTGATCGGCCGCGCGGCCACGGTTCGCCAATTTAGCTTCTCCTacctatacatacatacatatacatatatatatatatttatccaTTCTTACGGGGACTAAACACGTAAGCACGTTTTAATTAATGTTTTATGGTTTTTGTGTGATCGATCTGGAATCGTTTTTACTTGTGGAAGAGGTTCGATGTTGCTCTTTTATCAGAGATTTCGTTTCCGTGATGCTGTGAACTTTGAACGGTCGGTGCCGCCCGTCCgcgttatatattatacatacacatttctatacatatactatatatatattgattatgCTTGATCATCATTGGGAATATCATCGATGTTCGGTTTCGTGCAGATAGCGGGGCGGTTCTTCGAGCTTCACCCTTCGGCGGGGCGcgtgttcgtttcttcgtttctctcGGTTAATTCGCAAGCAGACCATCGAGACGTTCGCGTGATTTTTCGCTCTATGGTTCAGTTCTATGCCACCCCATATCCCATCTCACCTCCCCCGTGTGCTCGCCTTTCGATTGGCCGTAAGTTCGCATATTCGCATACAACGATACACGTATTTCTCCGCGCTCGTAGGGACTCGAGGATCCGCTCGCAAGTACACCGTTTCCTCAGTACCACTGTTTTATGTTTTTGTACCAAAGTCGTAGCGTCTAACTTTACGTTAAATAAACAAAACCAAAAAAAAGAACATCTGCTGGCACGAGGATTCTTTGCTCCACCTCCGACCTGTTCAGTTGAGAGCTGTTCAGTGGACCGAGTTCGGCGCTTATTTTTATACCGAACGCAGCCATAAGCATGTATTATATTTCTCAACCATTGTTTCAACTATACGCTTTTGAATCATGTAATTAGTCCCTAAAAAAAACTCTGGATCTTTTCTATACGAAATTAGAGAAATAGCAGTAAAATAACTGTTACTGCGCTCATTTGATCCGACGTTCGATTTTTTATGCAACCAGGCCCCGCGTTTGCTTCATGTCtgattaaataattaatcgttCAAGCTGCAAATTTATATCCAAAATATACTTCGAAGCATTATCGGGACACGGTGAAAATATCGCGAAGTTCGCAACGAGTTCTTCGGCTCACAAAATTCCAAAATAACGTATGACCTTCAACCGTTGTCGCGATACGAACTCTTAAACAACGTGACCGGGCTGCAAATTAAAATCCCGGAAATATTGAACACGGTGTTCAAAGGCTTTCCGAACGGTAATACGAAAGCAACGGCATATCGGTTCGCGCGTTTACGGGCGGCGCAGTATTTTTGCAAAGATAAGGAGCGGGCACGAAGCGCGTTTGGCAACATTTGAATAGCGCTCGTGCCGTGATAACTCGCTGCAGTTGGTGGCGGCACTTGTTTGCGCGATGGCGTCCGGCGGTGGTAGGTATCCGTTTATTTTGCTTTTTATAGTTTAATATAAGAGCTGCTGGACGATCCGTTTCGTCCGTGAAACTCGTCCTACCAGCGATGCAAATTAATTTGTTAATCTCCTAACGGCAGAGAACACGACCGAGGAGAGAACCGAGCCTGCGATGCCCGCACAACCCCTCCACAATGTCCTGAGCGAAGCAGCGCAAGTGAGTCCGTTAACCTATAAATCTATACGGTGTACTCGCACACCGATTTCATCCTGATTTGCACGCGCCCAAATCGCGTCGATATAGATCCGCGCGAACACGTCGTTCTCTTAGTGTGAAAGCGATCTCGCGATAAGATCCTTGAAAATTCGTTGAAAGTAATCTCTCGCCTGTGAGAACCGGCTTTAAAACTACGTTTCCCGCCAGTCAACCGGACAGCTGTTATGATAAAATATAagtttgttgttctcgttgatctgtgTACGTATCGTTTGTGAAATTCGCGTGATTACTTCGATTGATTCTTCGCTTATTGCAACGGTTCTCGTGTTTTTATGCAATTTGTTGAGAAAGTATTTGTACAGTGACAAAGCGTTGTATATCCGTATTACGTATCAATTTTCACGGAGAAAAgcgattaattaatattcttGGATGTTTGTAGAACAGTTTCGATGTAAACAAAATCGTATTTCTGTCTATATTTATAAAAGTATCCGTAGGAGTAGACTGACGTGCAGAAGCAGACACGTAGACGGTGTTCATACGGTTCTAACTTTAAAAAGCATCTCCATTTCAGTGGAAATGAAATGGGACTTAACAATGATTTTATTTTTGTTCCTTTTTATCCCTTCACatttattattgaaacaaatttTGATTTTAAATGAGTCATTCTATAAATGTTTTTCATACCGACCCTGATGTAtaaagaaacagagagaaagagaggtgcTGATACCATTTAACAATTGTATTTTCTTTCATTGTTCCAGAGGCTACTAGCAATGAATAAAGATTCCGATTTGTCTGGTGTAACGCCAAAGAAGTCACGTGTTGAAGTGCAATCTTTGCCAACGAGGCAATACTTAGATCAAACGGTAGTGCCGATCCTGCTGCAGGCGCTGTCGAGTTTAGCCAAGGAAAGACCAGCCGATCCCATAAACTTTCTAGCCGGTTATCTGCTAAAGAATAAGAGCCAATACGACAATGGTGAATCCCCACCAACTAGTCAATGAACTGCCTAAACATTCATAAGTATACAGTGAAGATCACTTTTAAACATTTACAGACCTTTCTTAGGAAAATATTCGAGTTCGGCAAGGTGTAATCGTAATTTCGGATTAAGCAAACAAAATGTATTAGCCTATTAACACATGAAACTTATAGAGCGTATGTACCGAATGTCCATGAATGTTCGCATCTGTGTTGATTTGACCATTACCCATTGGTAACTGTAGGAAATTAATGTTCTTGTTAATATGTTCGATATTTATCAAAATCCCAGCGACGATACAATACATCAAATTATTCCTGTGAAATAATATCGTCGACTATTTGTACATCGACCAGGAAAAATCAAAATGATCGTTAGCGCCGGTTCAATAAATCGTAATGAGTTCTTCATGCCTCGATTTTAATTGGACCGTTGATTTAATTGGACACAATTAAATGTAATTTGTGCAATGAATCGGCCTGAAATTTATTATACGGTCCGATAGTGTTAATAATCCTCACGAGACACGTAACATTTAGTACCCGTTCACTCCAAATTTCGTTTTGGAGCGGTACGTTTATTTTTTTGGTTAGATCCATCGGAAAGTATTACCCATTTTTATAAGATATCCGTGCTTACACGGATCATTCTTTTCTTCCATCATTCTTTCTACCAAGTATACGTATCATTTCAGTATTAAAAAGCAAGTAATTAATTGATTACCGATGACGATATAGAAAGCACGCAAAATAACAACATTTATGCCAGAAATTATCCCTAATTTAAGTATCTTAAATATCTCGCTTATAATTGACAACAGAAAAAGTTCTCGGAAGAAAACTTGATAGGACAAATATTATGAAGGACAAACAATTTTTGTAATGATTATATTTTTCGAAATCTCACGGTCATCGATATTTTCTTAAACGAGATTACATATTTCCATTACCATTATTTTGTAGCTAGATATATGCTTGAGAAATAAGTACTATTTAAAGATTGATAAAATATATTTCAGCAGATTCTCAAAATATAATGTTCATctgatttaaaaatctgaaataAATTTTGTCATCACTGTTCTCTCTACTTAGTTTAATAATATCGATGACTATGAAATCTCTGAAATATAACTTAAATTGTTGCTCACCACAATATTTGCTGCTACAAAGTCAGTTATATTTCCCTCCAGCATaaagaatttatattataagGGAAAATACGTTATTagatcttgaaattcatttttatcgtaatataTTGAACAGACCGGATGCCACCAGGATTTTTCGAACACGAATCAATTGAACTAATAATATTTA
The window above is part of the Megalopta genalis isolate 19385.01 chromosome 2, iyMegGena1_principal, whole genome shotgun sequence genome. Proteins encoded here:
- the LOC117220620 gene encoding protein dpy-30 homolog, with the translated sequence MASGGENTTEERTEPAMPAQPLHNVLSEAAQRLLAMNKDSDLSGVTPKKSRVEVQSLPTRQYLDQTVVPILLQALSSLAKERPADPINFLAGYLLKNKSQYDNGESPPTSQ